Within Sorghum bicolor cultivar BTx623 chromosome 2, Sorghum_bicolor_NCBIv3, whole genome shotgun sequence, the genomic segment TTGGTATAGTTGTGTACATAGGCGGCTGTCCCAGCTGCCTCTATCTCCTCATCTCTAGAAATCGGCTAATCCAGCCGCAACTAGAAATATATTTCTAGAAGTGGCTGGGACAAGAGCCACCTCTAAAGTTGGAATTTCATAGGCGATTATTGTTCTAGCCACTTTACAAATCAGTTTCTCAGAGGCAGCTGTTGTTCCCAACCACCACTACAAACGATTTTCTATATGCAGTTGTGTTTCCACATGCACAATATATACTAATAATATGTTACATCAAATGCGCATTGTTCTAAATAACCTAAGTTTGAATTGTGCCGATCGTGAAGCCTCGCACAATTAGCCTATCATCCTGACGCGGATGATGGGTCGTGGTACTCAGTGTTCTTGTGTATAACTTCATCCACTGGAAATTGGCATAGCGCCCCAACAATATATAGGAGATCATCGTCGTGTAGTTCCTTAGCGTTAAGATCCAGGTCATTACGCCACTATAACAAAAGCATACTTTAAAATGATGGTTTTGAACAATAATGTACTTGCTGCCAACTTATTATATGGCGAGATGATAACCGATTGGTTACTTACATTTCAGTGTGTCTCAAGTACCTTTTTGTACTCACAGAAGTAATATTTACATTGTACAGTCCCAAAACGTTCCTTGTCGCACTGCATCCATGTGGCTTATTTTACATATTACATTAAAATATACCATGTAATCCACTAAGGAACATAATGCAACACAATAATATCTAAGTACTAAATTATAATGAGACATACTAGCCAATGTGCTTTGGTACACAACCCCTTGGTCCTTTTTGGATTATTAGCCATCTCAGTACTGATTCTTCTGATGTCTTCAATGCAACAAAATCTTCTCGGAGTAATCTTGTCAGAATCGTCAAGTGGAGTGTGCCCTAGGCATTGATTTTTACTAGAGACTGCTCCTGGAATCTGAGATGGATCCTAACATCAGTTGGACTAGGCCTCCACCATGATGAAGACAAGTTGGACACCCACACCCATCCTCCTTCTCTCCTTGGCTTGTGCGTGATGGAGTGATTTCCTCATCATCGTGGATGTATTATATTATCAAACACTCGATGTTGGGGGTTTCGGAACCTGCTGAACGACGATAGTTCATTGATAAGTCGATCTAAGAAAAacctcaaaaaccaaatttCAGTGGCGACGGCTCAGTATAAAGTCTTTGGGGATGTGCATACCCACGGGATGTGCTCCCTAATAATTAAGCTCTAAGACAATACAGGGCCCAACAGTCCAAAAGACGGTGTCGCAGCACCCTGACAGATTCTAAATACTGACTTGTTTCAAAGTTTAATCCATTGACTTTGGAGAATTTTGATTTAAGACCAATGCCATTGCTTATCTTATGAAATTATCATTCCATCCATAGGTAGAATGTCAAAAACCAAGTTCGTATGCATCCTGGGCATCTGTTTTAGTTTTGGCTATTCCTCGAGGCTGAGCTGGACTAGAACTCATGTTGAGCTAGACCTTCCTCTTGACTATGCATgacgccctagcagacttcttcACCTTAATACCTTTCTCCAATCTGAACTTAGGTTGAGCTAGACTTCCCTCCTGACTTGGATGTTATTagccttcttcaccttcatgccTTTCTCCAAGCTCTTCATGACCCTCTTCAATTTTCCTATGAACAAAAACATCATTAGATAGCAATCTATTCTCATAATTATGAAAAGTATTACTTAAAAACAAGCTTAACTTTAGGTTTAATTGCCTCCTTCAAGCTTTAGTCATTGGTCCATGTATAGCGGtgggtgcatccaaacaagTGATGTCCTCATAGCACTAATGGCATGGTGCGCAACCACCACGGTGAGGCGCTTGAGCCTTGGGAGGCGCACACCTGTAGGATGTGGGGAGGAAGCGCTGATCTGAATTGATGCTAATATCCACCAAAAAAGGATATGATAAGGCCGATGAGCTAGTTTGCTCTGTGAATATGTGATTCCATGGATCAGATGGAGGGAAGATAGAGTGAGAGGGACATTAGATGGAACGAGAGAAAGGAGACATATCGGTGAGAGGGTAAGGCAGCCAATGAATGGATGAGAAGAATAAGAAAAAGGTGGGACCAGGGTGGAGCGTTCGATGGAATTGATTTTTCTCGACATCCATGTCACACTACCTGAGCGTTTTAGTCATAAAAAGTGGACTATGTCTGGTTTGGTTGAGAAGGTCATGTCTGTTGTCCCGGTGTTGATGCTAGCAAATAAAAAGAGGTCGAGACCACAACCAAAAATTTCAACTTCTCCTAGTAATATGGGCTTCttctagtgttttagcattcaaaaatttagtataaactttcgCTAGTAAATGTCTCCTAGTGAGGATTCTCTAGTGCTATGACTAGTGTTAGTGTTTTGTTACTAATTAAAAACACTAAGAGAACTCCACCAATATGGTAGTGGACAGTCAAGGATTTTTGGTGAGGCATCTAGACTTTTGAGATtagagaaaaatcctaataagaaTACTTGTGAGATGTATCTTATGAACACGTCTATACAATAGAGATCAAATATTTGTTGATTGACATGTTGGTAATCTCACTCCTCCGCTACAATGTTTGTTGGTTGTAGATCTATTTCCTTTTTGCAACTTTACACATGATTTGGTCCATCTAAAACTAGGCTAGGGCATGTAGTTATTGATATGGGAAGTTTGATGATTAATTTTTCATAGATTTTCTTTAATCGCAAAATTAGGGCTTGATTAATTCTCGTCGCCATATGACATATCAAGCTTGTTTGTTTTATATCTCGAGTTCTAGACCTTCTATTGATGTCATTAAAGTTGTGTTAGTTACgaattttatataatatattatGACAAAGTTTGAGGTCAACCTAAGTTATATAATATATTCTATCTAAAACTTTAAACTGGCACTACTACACAAAATGATTTTGTGAAGGGGTGCTCTTCTATTAACCGAGGTATTTTACAAAATCCAACCACATTGGTTAATTCCTGGCGATTAATGGAGGCGTTCGTTTTATTTACCAAGGCACCAAAAAAATGACCGCCTCGAAAAATAGATTAATTGAGGCGATCGTCTTAAGACAACGGTCTTCAAAAATAGTCTATTTTCGGAGGTGGTCGTATTAAGACAACTGTCTCCTTAAATCAATTTTCGGACACAAGTACAATGTAAGGCCTGCCTTCATGAATCAGACCTAGGCCACACCAGCACACACCAGCCCACTACCACCTCCAGTATATAAAAGCAAACACAAATCCTAGAACACTCATCTTTCTCTGTCACCATGCAACCACCATCAGATGGAGAGCTCAGTCTCCTCTCCACTCCGTCACTCGGTCTCCTCTCCCTTCCTTCCACACACGTGATGCGGCTCTCCCTCGTATCCTACCTCTCCCTTGTCGACAGCAGGGTGTGCGATGGCCAGCGGGCAACACGAACACCGTAAGACGTGTGGCCATGGCAGCGCTCGGCGGCACGGGGGCGCACGGCACAGGCTACAAGGGCTCACGGATCTGGTGGAATGGCAGGCACAGACCACTGGCAAATGGATCTGGGGATGCGTGGTGGCCATTGACCTCCAATGGCTGGATTTGGCGATGGCACGACGAGCATAGACCTCTAGTAGCTGGATCGAGTGACAGCGCGGTAGGTGTGGCCCTAGGACGGTGGGTTCTGGTGGTGGCATCGACGGCGCGGCCCTTCGTCTGAATCCAGTGGTGTCGTGTCTGTCACCCTCACTGGCCTTGGGATCCAGTAAAGTGGGCTCCATGGCGAGCAAAGCGGCAGCGGTGGGCTCCACAGCAAGCAATGCAGCGGTGGCTCCTCCCAGTGGATTGGCTCATGGGTTGGGAAAGGGCTCAagaacgagcttgccgatgggcTCGtggatttaattttttttaatcgaTTAATTAAGGCGGACATTCTATGGTACCTCTCTCTGTTAATTGTTAACCGAGATACGCAAAGCAGCCGCTTTTGTTAACGTTTAATTAACCTTGACCTTTAGACGGCTGCCTGCGTTAATCAAAAAGGCCCACCATTAAGGTTTATGTAGTAGTGTAGGTGCAAATAAGTTTTTTATGTAAAGGAAAATATTGAAGTTACACCTACTTTTTTTTGAGGGAAAAGTTACACCTACTTTTCAACTTCcacaatcattcaacccctctCATTGTCTATCTTACTTTGAATTGATCCTACACATGATTGTGACAAGCAAGAATCCTGTCATCCACCTTCCCTCGATTCTAAGGAATTAAGGTTCTCCACACGAGTCATTTCAGGTTGTCAGCCTTTCTGGGCCCCGCCTTTTGAAATAAACTACTCTACATCAcgcttaaggtcttgtttagatgcaaaaagtttttggattttgacactgtagcactttcgtttttatttgacaaacattgtccaatcatagagtaactaggcttaaaagattcgttttgcgatttacaggtaaactgtgcaattagttattatttttatttatatttaatgctccatgtatgtgccataaaattcgatgtgatggagaatcttgtaaagttttggatttttgggtatatctaaacaaggcctaaatagccGACCTTGTGTTCAAATCCCCCTTGTCCTTTCTGTCGACATCAATCGTACCTGGCTAACAAGGTACAGCAACATCTAAGAGCTACTGGTCGATTGACCACCAGCAAGACTCCATTTTTGtagttttcattttttttatataattgaAGTGCACTCTCGGCCAGTGCACCAACAAGATATTTTTATATATGTGGGCTCCCATATATGTGTAGTTGAGTTTATCCTTTCTCATTACAGTTAAGCTCGTTGCACACTCCAGCCTATACACCATGATGCAGCACACACTGTCCTTGTTGCTTATACCCTCGCTCTTTCTTGGCATCAATCAGGCCACTTCGAGCATTGACAATGCCGGATTCATCTACAGTGGGTTCAATGGTGCTAACCTCACCCTTGATGGCATGGCGACCATCACATCCAGTGGCCTCCTCCAACTGAGTAGTGGCAATGGGGAACACAAAGGTCATGCGTTCCACCCTGAGCTGCTGAGGTTCCACAAGGCTCCCCGTGGCAAGGTGCAGTCTTTCTCTGTTTCTTTTGTGTTTGCCATTCTCTCCATCGCTCCGAACTTAAGCTCCCATGGCATGGCCTTCCTCATTTCCCCAAGCACAAACCTCTCTTCCTCGGGTACAAGGGGATTCCTAGGGCTCTTCAATAGACAGAATAGTGGCAATGCAAGCAATCATATCTTTGCTGTTGAGCTCGACACAATCCAGAATACTGAGTTCCAGGACATCAGTGATAATCACATTGGTGTCGATGTTAATGACATCCGCTCGGTGCGATCCAACTACACCGGGTACTATGATGACAGCCAaggcagatatcaaaacctgACACTCAATAGCCATGAGCCAATGCAAGTGTGGGTAGACTATGATGAAGTGACTACTAAGATTAGTGTGACTATTGCTCCTCTCAAGATGTCCAAACCCATGAGACCACTTATCTTAACAACCTACAACCTATCAACAGTGCTCACAGACCAAGCATATGTTGGCTTCTCATCGACAACGGGGAGTATTGATTCACAGCACTATGTGCTCGGATGGAGCTTTGCTATGAATCAATCTGCTCCTGGTATTGATGTTGACAAGCTACCTAAGCTGCCCCATGAAGGTTCAAAGAATTCTTCTAAGGTCATGGAAATCGTCATGCCAATAGCAACTGCAATATTCATTCTTGTGGTAGCTGTTGTCATCTTCCAATTTATGTGGAGACGGTTAAAGTATGCTGAGCTTCGAGAGGACTGGGAAGTCGAGTTTGGGCCGCATCGTCTCTCATACAAGGACTTGTTCAGTGCAACACAAGGTTTCAAGAGCAAGCACCTGCTTGGTGTAGGGGGATTTGGGAGTGTGTACAGAGGGGTTCTTCCAATGTCCAAACTAGAGGTCGCAGTTAAGAAGGTGTCCCATGAGTCAAGACAAGGTATCAAGGAGTTTATAGCCGAGGTTGTGAGTATTGGCCGTATGAGGCATCGCAATCTAGTGCCGCTACTTGGCTATTGTCGAAGAAGAGGTGAACTCCTTTTGGTTTATGAATTTATGCCAAATGGAAGCCTTGACAAGTATTtgtatgttgaagatgacaagccaTCTTTAAATtgggtgcaaaggtttcatatCATCAAAGGCATTGCTTCAGGATTGCTTTACCTTCATGAGGAGTGGGACCAAGTTGTGATCCATCGAGATATTAAAGCAAGCAATGTCCTCCTTGATAATGAGATGAATGCACGACTTGGTGACTTTGGTCTAGCAAAGTTGTATGATCATGGTATCGATGCACAAACCACACATGTTGTTGGCACCATGGGCTACATAGCACCTGAGTTGGCACGTACAGGAAAGGCATCCCCTATCACCGATGTGTTTGCATTTGGAGTGTTTCTTCTTGAGGTCACTTGTGGGCGAAGACCTGTTGAACACAATAGAGAGAACAACACAGTATCGATGTTGGTCGATTGGGTACTAGAGAAATGGCACAAAGGACTGCTAACAAAAGTTGTAGACCCAAGGATACAAGATGAGTTTGACATTAACCAGACTATCTTGGTGCTAAAGTTAGGGTTGCTATGTTCCCATCCGGTTCCTGATTCTAGGCCTACCATGCGTCAAGTCATGCAATACCTTGATGGAGACATGATGTTGCCAGAGCAAATGCCAGAAAGCTTGACCCTCGGTATGCAATTCATGATGCAAAGTGAAGGGTTTGATTCATACATCATGTCACAAGCAACGACAATGGTTAGTCATGGCACACTAACCGACATCTCGGGTGGGAGATGAAGCGGTGGTAATAAGATACAAGTAGATTGGCACTACTAATTATTGTACTTGTACTTGTGTATGCTATGGAGACATGAGGTTTTGGGCTTTtggaataaaaaaaatcttttaaaACGAGCTGTTTCACAGGTCTGTCTTTTCAGCACAAACTAGCGGGCATCTGGTCCTGATGCCAAGGCGTAGCATCCTGAAGCTTAAGGTTATATAACACTGCAAACACCTTAAACCAGTAAGTGCTGTGGTAAAACAACTTCAACATTTTTAGAATAGAGATAAAACAGGTTTCTCCGTAATGAGGACAATATAGGTCATCAAGTCCCTGCCCCAGTCCCCACAGATTAAATGTTCAACTGAAATCAAAGATATAGAGCTGAAACCACCATAACGCAGAGAAACAACTAAACACAGAGTCTGACAAAAACAGATGCGCTAAAATATGGACGCCCACAAGAACTAAACACAGATATCAAGCCGAAACCACCATAACACATAAGAACAACTAAACACAGAGAGGCAAAAACAGAGAGGCTGAAATATGAAAGCCCACAACAACTAAACACAGAATCTAGCAAAAACAGATAGACTAAAAAAATTTTCGCCAACACACAAAACTGCTCTAAAATATGCAAGCTCCTAAATTCTTAGAGCTTCTGCTGCCTCTACATTACCCCATAGCTTATCTGAGAGGAGCATTGATTTCACTGCAGATATTTGGTTGAAATTCCCTATAGCCGTGGGCTGCCTGATTGTAAAACTTCACTGCAGATTAGTTGTGCTTGCTGTCTCTGTTTTCTCTCACTCTCTAGATATTTTGCTTCTATATTAGCATGACTGTCATTTGGGTTTGGAGGCTGCAAATGAGTCTACATGCTGATTGCCAAGCGTTGGCTTCAAATCTTTGATGTATGATTTTCTCCTAATGAATGGTATGAAGGATTTTAATATGTTCCATCCTTCGTGGGCCAAAACAGGCCAACGGCCTCCTCCAGCTCCAGGCCCAACTCGCAACCACCGGGCACCAGCCCATCACCGCACCAGCCAGTCAGCCTCCAGCTCgcctcgtcggcgtcggcgtcggacgCCCACGCCTCCGCCTTCAGCTCCCGCCGTCGTCCCTCCGAGGTCCGACACCGTCTCCGAGGCTCGCCGTCGCTTGCTCTCTGCCCCCTGCTCGCCTGGGCCAGGTCGCCAGTCACCCGGCTCCCGCCCCGCGGCTGGCCGGCCTTGATCGCTCAGGCCCCAGCGGCCTAGGCCAGCCGGCCAGGCCGCCAGTTTCCCAGGCCAGTTCGTCGGATGCCTGGCTGGTAGAATTGATCTCCGCCCAGATGGcatcggcgacggcgaggggAACGCTAGTGGTGGCGGACATTGCGCGCGCTGGCTTTTCGACGTTTTGACGCAGAGGCGGTTTGCTTCGTTGGGAGGCTGACAGGTCACAGATGGGTCTACAACTCTATTCGCCTTTtcccacttttttttttttttgccttatATATGATGAACCGTATGAATGTTTGGCAGAAATTGAACGGGAAATGAATTGTTCAGTGTAGCCGGCGTGTTGATGCATTGGAAGCTGAGTTGATTTTCATGAACAAGGTATTCTTGTTCTGTTCAAATCTGTTGTTTTACATTTACATCATTAGTTTTTGTtacatcttttatattttttggtGTGCTGCTAGTACGATTTATTGTCTTTGATGATTTAGCCCACTCTTTACTCTGTTTCGGGATCCGCCATAGACTAGCTAGCGGCAGCTTAACCTTAGATAACTACTACATAGGTAGCCTTGGttgtcattttttttttgtgaaacaGGAGGGGTGTGAGCCCCTACTGAAATTTATTAAAAGGTTACCTAGCCTTGGTTGTCAGTTTGTCATCAGTATTAACAAGCAATACATTGCTCACAGACTCAATTCTTAACTGCTTATACTAGTATATACAACAAGTTATAATAACCCAGTAATAGGAATCTAGCTGAATCCACAACTTCCCCATCAATGAAGAGAAGTGGCAATTGACACGCCTCAATCGAGATTTAAGAGTACAAAAGGTGGACACCATACAGAGAAACCATGTACTGTTCTACAGACCATGTATACATGGAAATTAAACCAACCTAtcaatgacaaaaaaaaaaataagctCTAAGCAATAGCAGTGCCAGCAGCGTCAGCAGGCCAACTCCTGATCCCAGCATGTGTTAGCAAGGCCCAGAGAAGTGTTATCAGCTCACCGCCCCGCGCGATGGCCCCCAAGTGACCTCTGACATTTTCCGAGGGAGCAATGTACAGGATCATCTCTGACCAGAACTCAGCCAACATCATCCATGCCTCTCCTTCTGTCAACTCCACCAATTTCTCTGCAAGCCTCACACCATTCCTGAGAACTTCATTCTTTAAAGAATTGTCACTTAGCAATCGGACCACCTGCTCGTATTCAGACTCCGGTGCCAATGCACTGAACCCCACCAGGGCACGCTTAGCGTCCTCCTTGACTGCCTCATATAGGCTCTTGCTCCATTCATCATCATCTGGAAGCAGATCTGGGGACCAGGCCATTAGGTATGTGCAGTACCGTGAAAGGTGAGTAGCAGTAACCTTGTGATTGGAATCGGCTTGAAAACCTTGTCCTTGACCGTGTTGGTATAACTCAAGGATGCATGTGGCGATGTGCCATGTAAGTATAGTATCAGATGCGCTGTTTCTACTGCAGAACAGGAGAAATCTTTTTCTTACTGAGCTGCGGCTTAGAGATTCTGTGCCATTGCCCAATTGGTGCCAATTGTGCTGCCTGTAGTGCCGCAAAGTATCAAAGATGCTGACCTTCACTGCGTCAGGTATCTTCACACTTCTATCAAGGTCTGGGAGACACAGGAGACGCCTGAGAAGAACAAGTGCGGTTCTTCTGGGGTGAACTACCAACACTGAACTCTGGCCCATTTTTTCACCCCCGTGCTTCATGAGCTTCCACTTGCATCGCAACAGAAAACCAAAACATTTCCTCATGCAAACAGAATGCTGCAAAGCAGCATGGTTTATATAGTGGCAGATAAGGGCTACTTTGGTCCAATTGGAGAAAATGTAGGACTCTATGTACCTCACCTCTGCTATCACAACTAGTGCGAtaagaaaaaataaagaaatgTCATCAAACAAAAAGGATCCAAAATTTGTGTCCTGACTGTTGCTTATCAAGTGCCTCTCCTTGCACCAGAAATGACAACGCAGCTGATGGCTATACTTAGTCTTCCAATTCGACAGGAGGCCCATGATGATGAATCTTGTAGCCAAGATGCAGTAAGTTATGCTCAAGAGTGAGATACTGACACTCAACATAGGCAACCAATACTTCGAGTAGGAGACCGGAAGTGATGAGAAATAGTAATCTTGAATGAAAGAAAGCTCATCTGCAATCACCTGGAAGACCCTTTCATGGTTGCCATCTCCCAGCAAGAAGTTCCAGAAAAAGTTAGGAGTCCCCACAGATCTATCATTAGCGTGCTCGTACCTCACAAATCGACATCTCAACAATTTGAACAATGAAAATGACAAGCACAGGTCTTTTAAATGTCGCATTGACTGAAAAACCTCATCATTCAACTGCCAAACCTTGTCAATGGTCACTAAGCCAATCGCATTGACAAAATACCCATGAGGACGCATATCCACATTACTATCTTGTTCTCCCATAACCAAGAGTGGAGGAGGATGATCTTCACCTACCAATGGTCTATTGGGTTGAATTGCTTCTTGTAGTTGCTCCATGTACCCAGAAATAAGACGAGGATTACGCCCAAATGCAAAGGATTTCCGGGCCTTCACAAATGCATAACATTTTAACACAATTTTAGCACAAATGATAGCAAAAAGCATCAATTCAAGGTAAAGTTGCCAGATATCGGTCGTAATCGGTCCCATGGCATGGACACCAAGGTAGACGGTCCAAAGACCCTGAAAAAGCAACTGGATAGGGGGACCTTTGTTGCGACCTTCTTCCCTATCATCAACAGCGACTATTACGCAAGTGTTGATCATGGTGATCTGAATGAGGAACGCCCATGATACAGCTGTAAAATAATGAAAACCTCCACGGCATGATGCTGCCAAAGTTGCAAGGTTTTTTTTGTAAACGTAATCGTTGGTGTCGGTGCTGATTGTAGACACAACGTACGACGTAATAGGCAATAGCAAGGTAGTGGCTCCGAGAAAGATGAACCTTGTGAAGGGGTGGTGGCGGTACCGCTGCGCGAAGGCTCCAATTGCAACGAGTACACCAGCTAGAACAGCATCAGTGAGTACCAGCATGTTAACCTGCCACAAAGTTGCTCCCATGGTCTTATGGAAGGCTTCCACTGATTCATGAGAGCATCTAATGTTCGAGGAACATTGCTGCAATGAAGCATCGTCGAAGCATATATTGGTGGAATTCACCCCAGCCATAAGCTTAGCTGACTGCCAAACACCAACAACAGAACAACGTTGGCATAGAAATAAGTATACCCAGCTAGCTTTTATGCTCCAACGAAAATGTACAATGCAAAAATCTTAAAGATTGCTGCAGTGAAGTCAGATGCTTGttggaacttttttttttggatgaaTCTGAAGGGGCAggaccccctacagaaattcaTTAAATTAAAGCATAAAAAGTGGCCAAAAGTTTTTCCTATTTTGATAGATAGAAAGAGAGATCTCCACTTACAGCTGTGCTATGCCtctgcctgctgctgctgggatttttttttttttttgataaatcCTGCTGCTGGGAATTGATGTCTCGTTATGTGAATGGTTATGTTTTGAACGGCTTTAGTTTGCAAGTATGGGCTGATGGTGTGTATAGTTTCCTCCGATAGATGCCAGGGTTCAAGAGACATTGGGTTGAAGACATCATCGATATCACCGCACAAACGAAGCGCGTGTCTTCTGAAGATAAGACAGCCTCTGCAGTTTGTCGACGAGATCATCGAGGATTTAGGCAGGGTACAGGTCATTGGCCGTCTTGCTGGCCGAAAGCGGCGACGTGAGGTGACTTGGTCAGGGTACAGGTTAATGAAGAACTTGTGGCTCCGGCGCATCTTCGCCAAGTGGAGGACCATTACTTTGTGTACTGTAATCTTTCTCCTTGTCTTTCGGAATAAGAACGGTGCAATTATCTTTGCCGATGATCCATTGAGAGCCAAGTGGAGGACCAGAAAAGAGCTGGTTTTTTTCATTACCTACCGAAACTATAGCTGAACAGAACCTTCTTCGTCCCCATTTTGTTATCGTCCTATATTCTATAGCTCTCTTGCTTCCCTCCCAATCCTCTACAGATACAATCCTGATAGTAGGACCGTAACATAACCTCCATCAAAATTACAAAAGTTTGGCCTAGTTTAGACTCAAACTACAGCGTGGACTTTTGGACGGCGAGGAACTTCTTTTTTCCATGACTATATACATACTCGAGCGGAaggatatttttttatttttaattattttttattcaatattttaataataattgTTCAAAAAAATTGTAAATATAACCCTTTTGGTTGCGCTAGTGGGGTTGATGCAACCAAATAACCTTGTCGTGCAAACGCATGTGGCGTGGCAAGATCTGCCACGTTGCACAACATTTTCAACATGGAAAAGCATGTCGCGTCCCTTCTGTTGTCGTGCCAACGCATGTGGTGTGGCAAGATCTGCCACGTTGGACAGCATTTTCGACGTGGAAAAACATGCCATGCCACTTCTGTTGGTGTGATACTATTGTTTTGTTGCACCACCGGAAATGGTGTGACAAGACTAAACATTTAAAATATCATTACTCTTTAGTACGGTGTCGGATGAAGatgatttttatataaaaaatatagagcTTGACGAGATCAACAACTTTCTAGTTCTGAGTTTTTTCgtttaaaaaaattaagatgctcaaaaaataatataaaatttcagcaccataataataataatgtacTATTGTTTGCCTCATTAGAAAAATAATATCTTTTTTGTATGGAGTTAAATGAAAATACTTTTTGTACCAAAGATGTAGCTCTCAATGAGATCTCTAATTTTGTAGTTGTGAGTTTTTTTACATTAAAGTTCGTTAAGATGCTTGAGAAAAATAATATAAAGCTTCAACAGCATATTATTATGCAGGTCTTGTTGTCTCACAAacattatatttttcttttttttgaaagcAACATTATATTTTTCTTGGTGGATGTCAATTGAGAATACCTTTTACATCAAAGTGGTATCTCTCGATAAGATCTACATCTTTCATTCAAAAATTATTTTTATACGACATCAAATAAGAAATATATGGTTTTTTTTCTAAAAGGGTAACCTTTGGTACGCAATTAATATGTCCGCTGATTGAATTATTTTCTTGAACATCTTAATGATATTAGAATAAAAAACTTCAAAACTAAAAAGATGTTGATCTAATCGATAGCTACAACTTTAATATTAAAAGAATCTTTATTTGACACTTTTGAAGAAACATATAATTTTCATGAGACGAACTATTAATATATTACTTAAACTTTGTGCCCCACACCTAAGAGCGTGGGCCTA encodes:
- the LOC8059924 gene encoding L-type lectin-domain containing receptor kinase IV.1 gives rise to the protein MMQHTLSLLLIPSLFLGINQATSSIDNAGFIYSGFNGANLTLDGMATITSSGLLQLSSGNGEHKGHAFHPELLRFHKAPRGKVQSFSVSFVFAILSIAPNLSSHGMAFLISPSTNLSSSGTRGFLGLFNRQNSGNASNHIFAVELDTIQNTEFQDISDNHIGVDVNDIRSVRSNYTGYYDDSQGRYQNLTLNSHEPMQVWVDYDEVTTKISVTIAPLKMSKPMRPLILTTYNLSTVLTDQAYVGFSSTTGSIDSQHYVLGWSFAMNQSAPGIDVDKLPKLPHEGSKNSSKVMEIVMPIATAIFILVVAVVIFQFMWRRLKYAELREDWEVEFGPHRLSYKDLFSATQGFKSKHLLGVGGFGSVYRGVLPMSKLEVAVKKVSHESRQGIKEFIAEVVSIGRMRHRNLVPLLGYCRRRGELLLVYEFMPNGSLDKYLYVEDDKPSLNWVQRFHIIKGIASGLLYLHEEWDQVVIHRDIKASNVLLDNEMNARLGDFGLAKLYDHGIDAQTTHVVGTMGYIAPELARTGKASPITDVFAFGVFLLEVTCGRRPVEHNRENNTVSMLVDWVLEKWHKGLLTKVVDPRIQDEFDINQTILVLKLGLLCSHPVPDSRPTMRQVMQYLDGDMMLPEQMPESLTLGMQFMMQSEGFDSYIMSQATTMVSHGTLTDISGGR